In the Telopea speciosissima isolate NSW1024214 ecotype Mountain lineage chromosome 2, Tspe_v1, whole genome shotgun sequence genome, one interval contains:
- the LOC122649472 gene encoding vacuolar protein-sorting-associated protein 37 homolog 1-like — translation MFKSFWGSQEQQSQPHPQEASTQAWYPSSLVGSPNSSRPSTPNSSFTGSSVQRPSDRPQSPSHMQLSPAEAAGMINLLKDKSVDELRKLLSDKDAYNQFLLSLDQVRTQNNLRDELRRETLQLTRENLEKQPRILELTNQCRIIRTTELATAKEKLNDLERQKEETLRYSPSMLLHRLQDATNKAEEESDTLHRQLLEREIDMGVFVQKYKRLRSTYHRRVLTHLAAKTSSV, via the exons ATGTTCAAATCCTTCTG GGGTTCTCAGGAGCAACAATCTCAGCCACATCCACAAGAGGCTTCTACACAGGCTTGGTACCCTTCTTCATTGGTTGGCTCGCCAAATTCATCACGACCATCCACACCAAATAGCAGCTTTACTGGTTCTAGTGTACAAAGGCCTTCAGACCGGCCACAGTCTCCGTCACATATGCAGCTTTCTCCTGCTGAAGCTGCGGGTATGATTAATCTGTTAAAGGACAAAAG TGTTGACGAGTTGCGGAAGCTTTTGTCGGATAAAGATGCATACAACCAGTTCTTGCTCTCCCTTGATCAAGTGAGGACACAGAATAAT CTACGGGATGAACTACGGAGGGAAACTTTGCAGCTTACAA GGGAAAACTTGGAGAAGCAACCACGCATCTTGGAACTTACAAACCAG TGCCGAATTATTCGGACAACAGAGTTAGCTACCGCCAAGGAGAAACTGAATGATCTGGAGagacaaaaagaagaaaccctTAGGTATTCACCCTCAATGCTGCTCCATAGGCTTCAAG ATGCGACGAACAAGGCTGAAGAGGAATCTGATACTCTTCACCGGCAATTacttgagagagagattgatatGGGTGTTTTTGTACAGAAGTACAAGAGGCTACGCAGTACTTATCATAGACGAGTGCTCACCCATCTTGCAGCCAAGACATCCTCTGTGTGA